The stretch of DNA CGTCCGAGAACCTGCACACCAATAAACAAAGCATGGCGTCTAGTGGCCCGGTAGCCCCACTAGAAAGCCTGTAGGACGTCCAGCAGGACCCGACGGAGGGCGGCAAATGAAGGCAAGCTCCCACGGCAGCGACCACTAGAGTGAAAAAGACATCTCCACCTTGAGCTTAGCCAAGCAGAGGATGATTCCGCGCATGCCGCCATTGTCGCAGCCACGGGCCACCGCCATCACAGcccccgtcacatcgaatattcacacacatgtatggagcattaaatgtagttgaaaaaaataatcaattaCACAGTCCAACTGATtaccacgagatgaattttttaagcctgattaattcatgattggatattatttgtcaagtaacaatgaaatgtgctgcagtaccaaaatccaaactttttcaccaactaaacagacCCTACATCATCCTTCCTTGTGAATGGAAACAAAACTTTTTgccgtggtgtggcaaaccacagccgggtggcggaatgcacccgcctaaggcTAGATGGTGaatactcgggggttagctaggactagttcgatctcctggaagaacacgatgaacacagctggtttagagtggttcgggctgccggagcgtaataccctacgtccactgtgtgctgtattgcttgAGTTTGTGTGCAAGCTGGGGGAGGAGCTATGGCTATCTCTGCATGtgtgaaaacttgtggaacctcGTGTCCACCtctgttctagcgggcgtgctctcccttttatatgtccaagggagcacgtacactgagcggggccccgacatgtgggcccgacgatatattataaactacactttggccttcaatgcctcagatccggagatcttgtcgtcggctttcgtgcgtagcttatgaccagggatggtcttgagctgtcttgtcggagtagagtctagcctatggagccgcgcgtcgagatcatgatgaagcgccgaactactgactcagtccgctgTAACAGCGTGtactgttgctccagttagtagctggtcatcatgacttgttgccccatgcgcgcggcgctgagtctttaatgcttgccttgttaactggcgatccacaatgtggactgacaaaagctgccccgtgcccagcggcagcagagcacgcctcaaccgctcgcacttaatgcgggtgggcgAGGAAGCTTCCAGCGGATGGTTTGCGCCCGCGTCTGTGTGACACGTgacggctccggaccactcccgAGCGCACGCCTCAAccgctcgcacttaatgcgggtgggcgAGGAAGCTTCCAGTGGATGGtttgcgcccgcgtctgcgtgacacgtgacggctccggacccctcccgagcagttagctgagccgagagctcacgggggtccggataggcacgtggagatcccggacccatctgcgggagtccggatggcacgtggagatcccggacccacctgcggggatctgggtccgcggccacaagtgctgagtatttccacctctaggacacgtgatgacaccggacccgtccccgagcggaaagcgggtccgggaccgttggtccggtgagatggagtcggaccccaggggtccggctgctcagctccttaaggcgtagttacggataactacgcgagtttTGGCATAGTAGGAGTgagtaccccagttgcaggatACCGACACTTTTTATTTCAGAatggaaagaaaaagagaaagtaaCCAGTACACAACTTCGATAGGAGCTGCCAAGGGGGTTTCACGCAATTCTATCGGATGTCACTACGTCAAGCGTGTCCAGCGTGGAAAAACATAAACCCAGCCACGGTTCACGCAGCGCAGACCTGCTcgcgacccgaacccgacccatTTTTAACCCCGCCGTTCTCCCACCCCACCCCCCgacccctcctccccgccgcctcgTTTTCCCGGCCAAGAGAGTGGGTGGCGCCGCGCAACCCCAATTCCACCGcctccggccggcgccgccgcggccggggaccCCCTTCGCCCCTCCCCGGTTCGTTGCCCCGTTCCTTTCTCTATCGCCGCTCCCCTCTCGGTCTCCCTGTCCTGGTGGCGACGattgggcgagcggcggcgcggttcGCCACGTCTTCCTTGGCGGGTTCTTTGCCGGCGACAAGTGCCCACCAGGTGTGCCCTCCCCTTCTCGTCCCCTCCAGTTGTGCGAAAACAGAGCATTTCGATCCCTAATGTAAgctatttgtattcggatctgaccCAGTTGCGAGACATACATGTGTTATCTACCTACTGACTTCGATTTTGTTTGCAAAGATTATCATGTCCTATGCTGGGTCTGCCAGTGCCCATGACCCGAGTGAAATTCGCCGTCAATTTGGTATTCCTGGATTTTGTTTAGTGATTCCTCTATTCCCGATTGTTAGTTGCGGTTGATTAGAGTTGCAGTCGAGTGTACCTGTCTTTAGTAGGGGatcctcattttcttttttctttcttttttggggCACCTTTTGATTTTATAGTTGCATTTTTATTTAAGCGTCATATCTTCTCCCGGCCGATATCTGAAGATGGGTGACTTTTTGCTTATTTATGTTATTAGGTTGGTGTGTAACATTTCTTCAAGATCTTCTGGTTTGTTTTTGTCGAATTTCAAACTTTCTCAAGCGAAACTGTATGCACTGGGTTCTGACTGCTGGTAAATATATTTGCAGGGATGCAAAAACCTTTGGTTTGGTACTCAATGATATTTCGGTGTGGGATTAGAGAATAGATGAAATGTTCATATCACATATTAAACTCTACTGTCTGACTGTCGGTCGCTGCCCTACTTACCATACATACCGATACCATCCTCACCCCTCACTCCTCAGTGACAAACATCTTCATATTGTGTCCATGACATTGAAGAATGAAGTATCTGTCCCATTTGTTTGGCTTAACCTGCTCCTAGTATCTTTTCTTGTTAAGGTTATTGTGTTAGTGTTACCTTTCTTAAATCCTTACTTTTGGACCGTCTCATAGCAAATACATAAATGTTTTCTGAAACAAAGAGGAAAAAAACATCAACCATAGATGTTGATAATTTTAATCAATACATTTTGTGGTTATTTGGTGGAAGGTACAGTGTTGAGAAATTTTTTATTGTTTTTCTACTGCCTACACTGTTCGCATACACGGCCGTTTAGCTCGTGTACACGCTACACAGTGGCTTACAGTGTCCGTTTAATCAGCCGTTTATCCTGTTTAATCACCTTTTTGTCCATTTAAATAGCCGTTTATACTGAATAAAACGGTAGGTGATCGTTTAGTCCGTTTAAACATTTAGGGTAACACGCccagggttttttttaccgaccggtcGGATGAAACCGCCGCCGTCCGGTTCTGGcaaaccggtttgaccggttaccggaaaaaaccggtcaaattcaaattccaaaaaaaaaacgacagttcaaccggtttccaccggttagccGACTGGTTAGGTCCTTAAACCGCTCCGGTTTGAATGGTAACCGGGGTGTTGAACAAAAAAACCGATGGTAGTCTTGCCAAGATTGCCCTATCCACGCCGATGTTATCtcccattcctgaactaacatagtgtaaaaacgggggtcttcccattcgtacacccatctcgtcggtggctgcatgctgatgtcaggtatgggatagtgaaaagagtgcgaggtatcgctgtaggaggaagaagaatatTGTGGAGTGTCGTAGTCCGTCGGTCCAACCGTTCTCCTCAgcgattgcggtgctccatggtcgggggcccattttttttctttttcttttttggtttaacttcaaatgcccgcaaagtatactaaatgaacgaatatttgaaaaaatttgacaccattagattcgtcgcaacttgaagtatttttaggatttttttgagaattttttatttttttgaattcaaattttaagttTTGAATTGGGgcggtttgaaaccggccggtaccggaaccggtccggaccggttacaccggtaacCGCAGTTTCCGGACTGGTTCTGGTCGGTAAAAAAACCCTGAACACGCCTACCGTGCTATTAGTTGATCCTAAAGATCTCCATAGTCAAGCTAAGTAACTGTGTTGATCTTAGAAGTAGAATTTGTGTCCGTGGAACTTATTTTCTGGGAATTTGGTTCCGAGAAATTTGCTTACTTCTATTTGTACATATTATagcttttgtttgtttgttaagCTGCTCTTGCAAGGGCAGCAGATTGGCCAGATAGTTTTTATCACTGAATGTGTTTTTTGTCCCACTACAGGATTTTTGTTAAGAATGGGAGAGAATAAATGGATGGGCAAAAGATGGGAGGACATGGACACTGATGTCCTTGTGAAGATATTCAAGGAATTAAATTTGGTTGAGCTGTCACCAGTATCTCAAGTTTGTCGATTGTGGCGTTTGGCCTGTTCAGATCCACTTATTTGGGGCACTCTTGACTTTGGATTGCTAAAATCTAATTTTATTCAGACAAGAGCGTCACCGTATATCTGGGTTGATGATAGGTCTGACAAGAGACTTGCAAGGATACTACGGGTGGCTATGGCAATTAGCTGTGGGAATGTCAATTGCATGATATTCCATTACAATTTGTACATGAAAGATGAGCACCTTCATTTCATTTCCGAGAGGTAACAAAACCCTTGTACATTTCATCAATGCATGGGCACTCAACTATTGTAACTTAATCCTGCAAGTTGATTTTGAACACAATAGTTCAACACTTGAACTACATCTTATGGCTTTCTGCACAGATGAGTCATGAGTGCTTGTAGCTAGTCATGATACGAGCTCTGCAGTTGAATCATAAATAGGAATGCAATATCCAAAGTAAATATTCTATGTTTGTAACTATTCTTTCAGGCATTTTTGTGTTAGCAACTTTGGATAGCTGTTATTTCAGAGCCGTTCAAACTATAGAAGGGTTCTAGGGAAGGATGTTAGAGGACACTTAAGTTGAGAATcggctcctttttttttcttctgtacACTACTCTTCTGATTGTATCTCGAGAAAACTCCTGATGCTCGAGTTTTGTGATCTCTCATTTTTCATTGAAGAGGGCTAACACTTTATAATTTTGCCTGATGTCTAGCAGATCTCCTCACCTAAAACGATTGGTTATGCCAGCATGGAACCGCATAACCAGAGTGGGAATATGCCAAGCTATCCAAAGGTGGCAAGAGCTGGAGTCCTTGACAATGCCTACCATCGGACATCCTCCGTATATTATGGAAGAGATAGGCAGAAGCTGCAAGAATTTCACAGAACTTAAGGTCATGGGCTCATTTGATCACCAATTTGCCTATGCGATTTTGCAGTTCCTTCCAAAGCTGAAAGTATTGAGCCTTCGTTGCTCAAAAGTGACCATGGATGCACTGCAGTATCTACTGCACTCGATGGAATATCTTGAGGTTCTGAATATTTCCCACTCCCTGCTGTTGGTCATCGCGTCAAATGGGCGGAAGCAAGTGGTTCATGAGCTGGATGGCCAAATTCTCGAGAGAGCTTCACGGCTGCGTGAATTCCACTACTGCCAGAGCAGGACGTGCCTTGCATGCCAGCGGATGGTGGTGGATGAAGGCATCATGCGCTGGTACAGGTACGAGGATTGGTTTTGGCGTCGAGATGAGGTCAGGTCCCTTGACCTGAAAGATTATGGGAAGCTATTTGATGCTGGTTGCGAGAGGTTGACGTCTGTAGATTAGATGGTTATTAAAGCAGGTATAAAACCCGCCTCCTCACTGTAGAGACTCGTTGACCTGGCTTTCGTAAAACAGAACATAGCAACCACCGAGTTGTAACCATAGATAAATAATATTGGACAATGATGTCGGTgaatggtgtgtgtgtggggtgtGTAGGTAGTGCTGTAAATCCAAGAATAGCTGGTCATATTTGAATGGGTTGTGCTAGTCTCTATGGTGACTGCAACAATGGAGTGGACCATGTGCTTTCAAGTTTCTAATGATGTTGCATGAAACCAATGTACTACCAGCTGGTGTCCACGGTGGCTATCATCCAAACGCGCCCTTAGTGTTTAAAAAATTCAAAGTAAAATTGGTATAAGTTTACGCACTGGTTTTGATTTGAGTACTTGCTTTAACATCCGAAAGTTGGGCTTTGACAGGATTTTGACGGGAGGCCAAAACGTAAACAAATAATCCGAGTTGGGCTTTAACTCGGATTCTTTAACATCCGAAAGTATGTGACACTTAACTAGTACATCACTAGGATACTTTCATTACGACTCCTAGAAGCAAAAGCAAATGAGACACCTTGATCTCCCATATCACACGTGCACCGAGTTTATAGACACTTGGGCTGATTTACTTCTTCATCTCCTTCTGCAACCCTCCCTAGACCCACCGCCCCACCGCTAGCTCCGCGCCCTGGGTACGTGTGTTGGACATTCATAGATGGGTCTGATAGCTACATAGGAACAACATcactattatttttttaaaatcacTAGGATCCAGAGCTTCCATGAACACTGCCGTCGTCAGCTATTCCGTCAGCGTGAATGTTCTAGAAGGCGTTTTTGGCTGCCCTACAAAACCGTACCAATTTGTGAAACAAAATGCATAAAAGGCACAACAGTACTTCTTGTTCAGTAAACGCTCATAACCAAATATTAATGCAGTTACACATTTGTTAGCCTGTTCGCAGTGGTGGatctagaaaaaaatattatgagACACTTATTCACTTTGTCTTCTAACTATAGCTACTCCTTTCAAGCTTCAACGACTACAAATTTATAGGGGGCTTAGGAGGGGCTTCATGCTTCTAGCACAAGTAGGAGGGACTCGAGTCCTGGCTGACCCGATGCTAGATCCTCCCTTATTTGCAATTCTAGAATTTTTGCTGAATCCTTGCATTCAGCATAAACTCTTGTTTCCAACTTCCAAGTAAATCCTTGCCCAAATACAATTGTCAAAATGTAACCAAACCGAGGATACAATCACACAAAGGCAAATTATCCTTATCCTAGcaatctcttttttttaaggATTATCCTAGCAATCTCAACAGTAGAGAACTCTCTCTTTcgcaaaaaaacaaacaaacagtaGTGCTTGTAAACGAGACGACGGATCGGGGTCCCACTTACATCTGGGCCCTGGATCCGAGGCGATCCGATTACCCAAGATTCTGGACCTCGAGATCTCCGCTGCACAGCCCAGCAGCCTGGGCCATCGTTCTCACTGAATTTACGGACCCACTCGTCATACTCAGACAGGGCTACCTACgcaaatccccccccccccccccccccccccccttcgctTTATAAAAGCTGCGGATATTTTGCTCCGCCTCCTCTGTCCTCTTCCTCTACCTTCTTCCCCAGCCGCGCGAAAAGACGAGACTACCCCGCTGCCTCGAAGTCAGAGGGGGACTCGAGGAGAGGGGGATAGGGTAGCGCATCGTCGTCGCTCCGGTCGTCAGCGAGCAAGCAGGCAGCGATGGCGGTGGAGGTAGCGGAGCTGTGGGAGACGCTGAAGCAGGCGATCTTCGCTTACACGGGGCTGTCCCCGGCGGCCTTCTTCACggccgtggcggtggcggccgcgctgTACCACATCGTGTCGGGGCTCTtcgcgcccccgcccccgccgccgccgcgcccgcgggaGGAGCCCGAGGCGGagccgctcccgccgcccgtGCAGATGGGGGAGGTCTCCGAGGAGGAGCTCCGCCAGTACGACGGGTCCGACCCCAAGAAACCGCTCCTCATGGCCATCAAGGGCCAGATCTACGACGTCTCCCAGAGCAGGTCTGTTCCTTGCACCAAAACCCCAAGATTTTTTCAGCTACCGGATTCTACTGTAGCCGAATCAGTGTATCATTTTCTATCGATTAGATCGTATACAGAGAACGGCCGACACTAGTTGCTGTATGATTGTTGATGAGGTCGCACAATCGGCTGGGTTTGCCATGTAGTTAGTACCATGTGGGTGACCTGACTGAGTAGTGGTTACCGGATTTTTTTTTAGCTCGTAACGATTTGAGTTATCAATTTTGCGTcgagaaatttcagaatttctGTCCCAATTTTTCAGGCAACTGTAGAGTTGTTATTTTCGATGATTGGAGTGATTCGGGTGATAAATTTGCTTGAATTTCTGTGAGGCGATTGAATGTTTTGTCTTATTCGAGGTCTTTGAGCTTGTCCCTTCCATCTTCCTGGCTAATGGGAGGGGGTTCTCCTTGAATGTTTTGTCGCAGTCCGTGTTTCAGTTGCATGGATGATATCGATCGGGCAGGCGAAAGAAGATACGGAAACTACCAATTAACTGCACTGTTGTTTGTTAGTGATGATTTGCCATTTTGATGATTTGTAACGTTTGTAACCGCCTGGTATTTCAGCCCATCAAGGTCAAAACATCGGTATTTGCAGAACATGGTGAAGCAAACTGGTTTGATTGATTATTATTTGTGTAATATGAAATACCACTATGGTTAGCTAGGGGGGGAAACTGTAGT from Panicum virgatum strain AP13 chromosome 9K, P.virgatum_v5, whole genome shotgun sequence encodes:
- the LOC120650594 gene encoding F-box/LRR-repeat protein At3g48880-like; translation: MGENKWMGKRWEDMDTDVLVKIFKELNLVELSPVSQVCRLWRLACSDPLIWGTLDFGLLKSNFIQTRASPYIWVDDRSDKRLARILRVAMAISCGNVNCMIFHYNLYMKDEHLHFISERSPHLKRLVMPAWNRITRVGICQAIQRWQELESLTMPTIGHPPYIMEEIGRSCKNFTELKVMGSFDHQFAYAILQFLPKLKVLSLRCSKVTMDALQYLLHSMEYLEVLNISHSLLLVIASNGRKQVVHELDGQILERASRLREFHYCQSRTCLACQRMVVDEGIMRWYRYEDWFWRRDEVRSLDLKDYGKLFDAGCERLTSVD